The nucleotide window GGTGTACCACTCGACCTTGGGCACCCGCTTCTTGGTCTCCGGATGGACCTGGCTCTCGAGGGCTATGCACGCCGACGGACAGGCCTTGGCGCAGAGGCTGCAGGCGATGCACGTGGCCGGGTCGAAGAGCAGGGCCCCGCGGAAGGCGTCGTAAGGGACGAGCTTCTCGGTCGGGTACTGCACCGTCACCGAGGGCTTGAAGAGATAGCGCAAAGTGATCCAGAGCCCCTCCACGAAGGCCCAGGTCGAGCGGAAGACCAGGCGGAAGTAGGCGATCATCCCGGCCCCCAGCCGCGCATGTGCAGGTAGACCAGGACCCCGGCGAAGCCGATGTTGGCGAACGACCAGGGCAGCAGGAACTTCCAGTTGAAATCCATGAGCTGGTCCACGCGCAGGCGCGGGAAGGTCCAGCGGAACCAGAGGAAGACGAACATCATGAGCATGGCCTTGCTGGTCATCCAGATCCAACTGGGGATGGAAAGCCAGGCCGGGATGAAGGTCGGATGGGGCAGGGGCGCGGCGCCGCCGCCCAGGAAGAAGACGGCCAGCAGGAAGGAGGCGAGCAGCACGTAGCCGTACTCCATGAGGAAGAACAGGGACCATTTCATGCCGGAGAACTCGGTGTGGAAGCCCGCCACCAGCTCGGACTCGGCCTCGGGTATGTCGAAGGGGGTGCGGTTGGTCTCGGCCACCGAGGCGATGAGGAAGAAGATGAAGGCCAGTTGGCCGGCCACCGGGTAGAAGATGAACCAGCGCGGGAAGAAGCCCAGCCAGTAGCCGGCCTGCGCCCGGTCGATGGCCGCGAGGTCCAGCGAGCTGGCGAACATGAGCACCGGCACCACGGAGAAGCCGCGGGGCAACTCGTAGCTGACGATCTGCGCGGCCGCGCGCAGGCCGCCCAGCAGCGAGTACTTGTTCCCCGAGGCCCAGCCCGCCATGACCACGCCGATGACCGAGATGCTGGCGAAGGCGAAGACGTAGAGCACGCCCACGTCGATGCGGGCCGCAGCCAGCTCGTCGCCGAATAGGACCGGGGCGAAGGCCATGACGCAAGGCGCGATGGCCACGATGGGAGCCAGTAGGTGCATGACCTGGTCCGCGGCCGCGGGAGTGACGTCTTCCTTGAGCAGGAGCTTGATCGTGTCGAGGATGGTCTGGGCCCAGCCGTGGAAGCCGCCCGCGTACATGGGCCCCATGCGCGACTGGATGTGGGCCGAGATCTTGCGCTCCCACCAGACCGCCCAGAGGCCGTTGGCCACGATGACGCCGATCACGCAGGTGAGCTTGACCAGGACCCAGACCCAGGCCACCACGGCCGCGGGCAGGCCCGAGCGCCCCAGCAGGGCCAGGAGCTTCTCCCCCCAGGCCGCCAGTTCGCCCACGCCAGCGCCCACCGCAGCGATGCCCAGGACGATGCCCGCCAGCCACAACGCGCCGGCCCGGTAGCGCGGCAAAGACCAGGGGTTGCGCCAGAGTTCCGTGGGCCAGTACCGGGTCCCGGTCAGGAGCTTGCCTGAGCGCCGGTTGAGGACGGGCTCGGGGTAGACCGGCTTCTCAGCGGGCGTCACCGGTCCACTTCCCCCAGCACGATGTCGAAAGAGCCGAGCACCGCGATCACGTCCGCCACCTTCTTGCCCACCAGGATATCCTGCAGGATGGCCAGGTTTATGAAGCAGGGCGCGCGCACGTGGATGCGGTAAGGGGCCGCCCCCCCGTCCGAGACCAGGAAGATGCCCAGGTCACCGCGGGAGGCCTCCACGTGGGCATAGGCCTCTCCCGGCGGCGGCTTCGGGATCTTGGGCACCTTGGCGCTGAGCTCCCCTTCAGGGAGCTTGGCCAGAGCCTGCTCGACGATGCGCACGGACTGGCGCATCTCCTGGACGCGGCAGAAGTAGCGGTCCCAGCAGGAGCCGTGCTCTCCCACCGGCACATCGAAATCGTAGGCCTCGTAGCCGCAGTAGGGCTCGGACTTGCGCACGTCGTAGCTCACCCCCGAGCCGCGCAGGTTCGGGCCGGAGAGCCCCCAGGACACCGCCGCGGACTGGGAGATGAGGCCGACCTCCTTGGTCCGGGCGAGGAAGATGGGGTTGAAGGAGAGCAAGGTGTCGTACTCGTCGACGCGCGGCTTGAAGAACTCCAGGAACTCGCGGCACTTGGATATCCAGTCCGCGTCCACGTCCGAAGCCACGCCGCCCAGGCGGATGTAATTGTAGGTGAGGCGCGCTCCGCAAAGGGCCTCGTAGAGGTCGAGGATCATCTCCCGCTCCCGGAAGACGTAGAGGAACGGCGTGAAAGCGCCGATGTCGATGCCGTAGGTCCCCAGGAAGATCAGGTGGCTGGCGATGCGGTTGAGCTCGCACATGACCACGCGCAGGGTCTGGGCCCGGGGCGGGACCTGCGTGCCGAGAAGCTTCTCGGCGCTCAGGCAGAAGGCCAGGTTGTTGGGCATGGCCGAGCAGTAGTCCCAGCGGTCGGTCAGGACCACGCACTGGGCGTAGCTGCGCGCCTCCATGAGCTTTTCGGTGCCGCGGTGGAGGTAGCCGATGTCCGGGACGGCCTTGGTGATGACCTCGCCAGCCAAGGTCAGGCCCATGCGCAGCACCCCGTGCGTGGAGGGGTGCTGGGGCCCCAGGTTGACAAACATGGTGTCCATCTCGAGGCCGGGGCCACCCACGATCAACTCTTTACTCTTCATCGTACTGGTCCTTCGCGTGGACGTAGTCCTTGCGCAGGGGGTGGCCCTTAAGGAAATCCGGGGTCAGGATCTTGATCAGGTTGGGGTGGCCGGCGAAGCGCACGCCGAAGAGGTCGAAGGCTTCGCGCTCCTGCCAATCCGCTGCCGCGAAAAGGCCCGTGAGGCTGGGCACCTCGGCGCGGTCGCGGGGCACCTCCAGGCGCAGGAAGACCTTCCCGTTCTCCCCGAGGTTCCCGAACGACCAGAGCAGGTCCAGGACCGGGCGATAGTTGACCCCTGGACCGGGGACGGGGGCCAGGGGCGGAGCGGCGGGCTTGCGCGACAAGGGGTTCGGGTTGCTTCTGCACACGAAGCCGCTCATGCTCGTGGGCCCCAGCCAATCCACGGCGGTGACCATCTCGAGGTAGGTGAAGCCCAACTCGTCCTTGAGCAGGCGCGCGGCCAGCAGAAGGTCGGTCGGGGCCGCCAGCCGCACGGTGGGGTAGTCCTTGACCGGGGTAGCGGCCGCGGCCTTGGGCAGCGCCTTCAGGAGCCTCGCGACGACGTCTGAGCCGGCGCTCATGCCTCTTCTCCAGCCGGGGTGCGGCTGCCTTTCTCCGCCTGCAAGGTCGCGCCGCCGCCGCGCTCCAGCTTCATGCGCATGATCTTCTTCTGCAGCTCCATGACCCCGTACATGAGGGCCTCGGGACGGGGCGGGCAGCCCGGGATGTACACGTCCACGGGCACGATCCGGTCCACTCCCTTGACCACGGCATAGGAGTCGTAGTAGGGCCCTCCGCAGTTGGCGCAGCTGCCCATGGCCATGACGAAGCGAGGCTCCGGCATCTGATGGTAGATCTCGACGATGGGCGCGGCCATCTTTTTGGTGACCGTGCCCGCGATCAGGAGGAGGTCCGCCTGCCGGGGGCTCGGCCGGGGGATCACGCCGAAGCGGTCGAAATCGAAGCGGCCGGCGTAGGCCACCATCATCTCGATGGCGCAGCAGGCCAGGCCGAAGGTCAGCGGCCAGAGCGAGTACTTGCGGCCCAGGTCTATGATGTAGTCGGTGCTGGTGAGCACCACCTGGCCGCCCGGGACGGCCTTGGCGACCAGCGGGAACTTGTCGAGGACTATTCCCAAACCAGGGCCCCCTTGCGCCAGGCGAAGATCAAGCCGATGAAGAGGATGGCCAGGAAGACCGCCATCTCCGCCAGGGCCAGCGGCCCGACCTCTTTGACCGTCACCGCCCAGGGATAGACGTAGAGGATCTCCACGTCGAAGACCACGAAGAGCAGGGCGAAGACGTAGAAGCGGATGTTGAGCTTGACTTCGCTGGAACCCGTGGGCTTGATGCCGCATTCATAGGTGGTGAGCTTGCGGGCGTAGGGCAGGCTGGGGCGCAGGAGCTTGGCCGCGATCAGGGCGCCGGCGCCGAAGGCGACGCCGGCAGCAACGAAAAGGAATATGACGACGTAGGGGCTCAGCACGAACACACCCTCTTGGTCTGCACGAGGACCTTGAAGGCTTCGCCCATGCCTTCCGGATGGACGAGGGTCTTGAGCCTGGCCCGCTCGGTCACGGTCGCCGCATCCGACCCGGCCGGCAGCCAGTCCAGGAGGCCGCAGTCAAGGAGGAACCGGGCCATGGAGGTGAAGGACGCGCAGGCCAATCCCAGCTTTTCCCCCTCCGTGATGAGGGCGGAGAAGTCGACCGGC belongs to Elusimicrobiota bacterium and includes:
- a CDS encoding NADH-quinone oxidoreductase subunit C, with the protein product MSAGSDVVARLLKALPKAAAATPVKDYPTVRLAAPTDLLLAARLLKDELGFTYLEMVTAVDWLGPTSMSGFVCRSNPNPLSRKPAAPPLAPVPGPGVNYRPVLDLLWSFGNLGENGKVFLRLEVPRDRAEVPSLTGLFAAADWQEREAFDLFGVRFAGHPNLIKILTPDFLKGHPLRKDYVHAKDQYDEE
- a CDS encoding NADH-quinone oxidoreductase subunit D; this translates as MDTMFVNLGPQHPSTHGVLRMGLTLAGEVITKAVPDIGYLHRGTEKLMEARSYAQCVVLTDRWDYCSAMPNNLAFCLSAEKLLGTQVPPRAQTLRVVMCELNRIASHLIFLGTYGIDIGAFTPFLYVFREREMILDLYEALCGARLTYNYIRLGGVASDVDADWISKCREFLEFFKPRVDEYDTLLSFNPIFLARTKEVGLISQSAAVSWGLSGPNLRGSGVSYDVRKSEPYCGYEAYDFDVPVGEHGSCWDRYFCRVQEMRQSVRIVEQALAKLPEGELSAKVPKIPKPPPGEAYAHVEASRGDLGIFLVSDGGAAPYRIHVRAPCFINLAILQDILVGKKVADVIAVLGSFDIVLGEVDR
- a CDS encoding NADH-quinone oxidoreductase subunit I, encoding MIAYFRLVFRSTWAFVEGLWITLRYLFKPSVTVQYPTEKLVPYDAFRGALLFDPATCIACSLCAKACPSACIALESQVHPETKKRVPKVEWYTLDLGKCNFCGLCQEACPTKPKSVWHGLDYEFAFSNRDEMVRCWKPGFPLAGRVWDPKKKAFRDLESHIPVRDVEARR
- a CDS encoding NADH-quinone oxidoreductase subunit B; the protein is MVLTSTDYIIDLGRKYSLWPLTFGLACCAIEMMVAYAGRFDFDRFGVIPRPSPRQADLLLIAGTVTKKMAAPIVEIYHQMPEPRFVMAMGSCANCGGPYYDSYAVVKGVDRIVPVDVYIPGCPPRPEALMYGVMELQKKIMRMKLERGGGATLQAEKGSRTPAGEEA
- the nuoH gene encoding NADH-quinone oxidoreductase subunit NuoH, translated to MTPAEKPVYPEPVLNRRSGKLLTGTRYWPTELWRNPWSLPRYRAGALWLAGIVLGIAAVGAGVGELAAWGEKLLALLGRSGLPAAVVAWVWVLVKLTCVIGVIVANGLWAVWWERKISAHIQSRMGPMYAGGFHGWAQTILDTIKLLLKEDVTPAAADQVMHLLAPIVAIAPCVMAFAPVLFGDELAAARIDVGVLYVFAFASISVIGVVMAGWASGNKYSLLGGLRAAAQIVSYELPRGFSVVPVLMFASSLDLAAIDRAQAGYWLGFFPRWFIFYPVAGQLAFIFFLIASVAETNRTPFDIPEAESELVAGFHTEFSGMKWSLFFLMEYGYVLLASFLLAVFFLGGGAAPLPHPTFIPAWLSIPSWIWMTSKAMLMMFVFLWFRWTFPRLRVDQLMDFNWKFLLPWSFANIGFAGVLVYLHMRGWGPG
- a CDS encoding NADH-quinone oxidoreductase subunit A → MLSPYVVIFLFVAAGVAFGAGALIAAKLLRPSLPYARKLTTYECGIKPTGSSEVKLNIRFYVFALLFVVFDVEILYVYPWAVTVKEVGPLALAEMAVFLAILFIGLIFAWRKGALVWE